In a genomic window of Halobiforma lacisalsi AJ5:
- a CDS encoding Mut7-C RNAse domain-containing protein has protein sequence MRLLLDVMCGGLVPYLRLCNHDTAYAGERGRDLEGDDAVVVVAEDEDRTVVTRDVALANRTADSPGSILLEAHEVEAQLVELATAGVPLDIAAEPRFCGRCNGPLERVDPDAVDDLPDYVPGPGSRGADSSGNGTGDGTEADRDRPSDLWRCVDCGQYFWQGSHWDRMAATLQAVRSDGAEKGDDG, from the coding sequence ATGCGGCTCCTCCTCGACGTCATGTGTGGCGGGCTCGTCCCCTATTTGCGGCTGTGTAATCACGACACCGCCTACGCCGGCGAGCGGGGCCGGGATCTCGAGGGCGACGACGCCGTGGTGGTCGTCGCCGAAGACGAGGACCGGACAGTCGTCACCCGCGACGTCGCGCTCGCGAACCGGACGGCCGACTCCCCGGGGTCGATCCTCCTCGAGGCCCACGAGGTCGAGGCCCAGCTGGTGGAGCTGGCGACGGCCGGCGTTCCCCTCGATATCGCGGCCGAACCACGGTTTTGCGGTCGGTGCAACGGTCCGCTCGAGCGAGTCGATCCGGACGCCGTAGACGACCTTCCCGACTACGTTCCGGGACCAGGCTCGCGAGGGGCCGACTCGAGCGGGAACGGAACGGGTGACGGAACGGAGGCAGATCGTGACCGCCCGTCCGACCTCTGGCGATGCGTAGACTGCGGCCAATACTTCTGGCAGGGCAGCCACTGGGATCGCATGGCGGCGACGCTGCAAGCGGTCCGGTCGGACGGAGCGGAGAAAGGAGATGATGGGTAA